The Pantoea nemavictus genome includes a region encoding these proteins:
- a CDS encoding DUF883 family protein — translation MFNRSAKNDDIDINQDVNELADSLEALLKSYGSEAKDEVDSARSQAQALLKQTRAKLSGGQSRVSQAARDAGTQVDAYVHDKPWHGVGVGAAVGLVLGALLVSSRR, via the coding sequence ATGTTTAATCGAAGCGCAAAAAACGATGACATTGATATCAATCAGGATGTAAACGAACTGGCCGATTCGCTAGAGGCGTTACTTAAATCTTATGGCAGTGAAGCCAAAGACGAGGTTGATAGTGCACGCAGCCAGGCGCAGGCGCTGCTGAAACAGACGCGTGCCAAACTGAGCGGCGGTCAGAGTCGCGTGTCACAAGCGGCACGTGATGCGGGTACTCAGGTTGATGCTTATGTGCATGACAAACCGTGGCACGGCGTTGGTGTTGGTGCTGCAGTAGGTCTGGTGCTCGGCGCGCTGTTGGTGTCTTCTCGCCGATAA
- the proW gene encoding glycine betaine/L-proline ABC transporter permease ProW, which produces MSEQTSNPWESASQTTQQPATSDTSAAASSSDPWASGSAAPADSGSASGSADAWGDPSAASSGGHDAASNAASSSDWLSSAPAPAPEHFNIMDPFHKTWIPLDSWVTEGIDWVVSHFRPVFQGIRVPVDYILSAFQQLLLGMPAPVAIVVFALIAWQIASPAMGIATLISLIAIGAIGAWSQAMVTLALVLTALFFCIVIGLPLGIWLARSERAARIIRPLLDAMQTTPAFVYLVPIVMLFGIGNVPGVVVTIIFALPPIVRLTILGIKQVPADLIEASESFGASPRQMLFKVQLPLAMPTIMAGVNQTLMLALSMVVIASMIAVGGLGQMVLRGIGRLDMGLATVGGVGIVILAIILDRLTQSMGRDSRSRGSRHWYSTGPLGLLLRPFSKKA; this is translated from the coding sequence ATGAGTGAACAAACATCTAATCCGTGGGAAAGTGCCAGCCAAACTACCCAGCAACCGGCCACCTCCGATACCAGTGCCGCCGCCAGCAGCAGCGATCCCTGGGCAAGCGGCAGTGCTGCACCGGCTGATAGCGGTTCGGCTAGCGGCTCGGCCGATGCGTGGGGCGATCCCTCCGCGGCCAGCAGCGGTGGCCATGATGCCGCCAGCAATGCCGCCAGCAGCAGTGACTGGCTCAGCAGCGCACCCGCTCCCGCACCTGAGCATTTCAACATCATGGACCCGTTCCATAAAACCTGGATTCCGCTCGACAGCTGGGTGACCGAAGGCATCGATTGGGTGGTGAGCCATTTCCGTCCGGTATTCCAGGGCATTCGTGTGCCGGTGGATTACATCCTCAGCGCCTTTCAGCAGTTACTGCTCGGCATGCCTGCGCCGGTGGCAATTGTGGTGTTTGCGCTGATTGCCTGGCAAATTGCCAGTCCAGCGATGGGGATTGCTACGCTGATCTCATTGATTGCGATTGGCGCGATTGGTGCCTGGTCGCAGGCGATGGTGACGCTGGCATTGGTGCTTACCGCCCTGTTCTTCTGCATTGTGATCGGCTTGCCGCTCGGCATCTGGCTGGCGCGCAGCGAACGTGCCGCACGCATTATCCGTCCGCTGTTGGATGCGATGCAGACCACACCGGCCTTCGTTTATCTGGTGCCGATCGTGATGCTGTTTGGTATTGGCAACGTACCGGGCGTAGTGGTGACCATCATCTTTGCGCTGCCGCCGATTGTGCGTTTGACCATTCTCGGCATCAAGCAGGTGCCTGCTGATCTGATCGAAGCAAGTGAATCCTTCGGTGCCAGCCCGCGTCAGATGCTGTTTAAAGTGCAGCTGCCGTTGGCAATGCCGACCATCATGGCCGGCGTAAACCAGACGCTGATGCTGGCACTGTCGATGGTGGTGATCGCTTCAATGATTGCCGTTGGTGGCCTCGGCCAGATGGTACTGCGCGGTATTGGTCGCCTCGATATGGGGCTCGCCACCGTGGGCGGCGTAGGCATTGTCATCCTCGCCATCATCCTCGATCGCCTGACGCAGTCGATGGGCCGCGACAGCCGCAGCCGTGGCAGCCGCCACTGGTACAGCACGGGCCCGCTGGGTCTACTGCTCCGCCCTTTCAGTAAAAAAGCCTGA
- the nrdH gene encoding glutaredoxin-like protein NrdH: MRIIIYTKDNCVQCNATKNAMDRKGIDYQLINLDSQPEAIDNLKSLGYRQVPVVMTQDDHWSGFRPDKIAGLRQLAAVGG; the protein is encoded by the coding sequence ATGCGCATTATTATTTACACCAAAGACAACTGTGTCCAGTGCAATGCGACAAAAAATGCCATGGACCGCAAAGGTATCGACTACCAGCTGATTAACCTGGATAGCCAACCTGAAGCCATCGACAACCTCAAATCCCTTGGCTATCGCCAGGTGCCGGTGGTGATGACGCAAGACGATCACTGGAGTGGTTTCCGCCCCGACAAAATCGCCGGCCTGCGCCAGCTCGCAGCGGTCGGGGGATAA
- a CDS encoding DUF2002 family protein: protein MYLRPDEVARVLEKAGFEMDTQTPKIYGYRRGENYVYVNREARMGRTALIIHPTLKEKSHGFAEPASEMKTCDHYTQFPLYLMGDSQEHYGIPHGFSSRVALERYLQGVFGA from the coding sequence ATGTATTTACGACCCGATGAGGTAGCACGCGTACTAGAGAAAGCGGGCTTCGAAATGGATACCCAGACGCCAAAAATTTACGGTTATCGCCGCGGCGAAAACTATGTCTACGTTAATCGCGAAGCGCGCATGGGACGTACTGCGTTGATTATTCACCCTACGCTGAAAGAGAAAAGCCACGGCTTTGCTGAACCGGCGTCGGAAATGAAAACCTGCGATCACTACACGCAATTCCCGCTCTACTTAATGGGCGATTCGCAGGAGCATTACGGCATTCCGCACGGCTTCAGCTCGCGCGTGGCGCTTGAGCGTTATCTGCAGGGCGTTTTCGGCGCCTGA
- the nrdI gene encoding class Ib ribonucleoside-diphosphate reductase assembly flavoprotein NrdI, producing MFPLVYFSSQSENTHRFITRLGLPARRIPVDGTQRLHIEQPYILVVPSYGGGSSRGAVPRQVIQFLNDDANRRGIRGVIAAGNRNFGEGYCLAGDIIAQKCQVPYLYRFELMGTPDDIANVKAGVTQFWQRQTP from the coding sequence ATGTTTCCACTGGTCTATTTCTCTAGCCAGTCGGAAAACACGCACCGATTCATCACTCGTCTTGGGCTGCCTGCCCGCCGCATTCCGGTTGACGGCACGCAGCGCCTGCATATCGAACAACCCTACATTTTAGTGGTGCCGAGCTACGGCGGCGGCAGTTCGCGCGGTGCGGTGCCGAGACAAGTGATTCAATTCCTCAATGATGATGCCAACCGACGCGGGATTCGCGGGGTGATTGCTGCCGGTAACCGCAACTTCGGTGAAGGCTATTGCCTGGCGGGCGACATCATTGCGCAGAAATGTCAGGTTCCCTATCTCTACCGCTTTGAGCTAATGGGAACCCCCGACGATATCGCTAATGTAAAAGCGGGAGTGACCCAATTTTGGCAACGACAGACACCCTGA
- the nrdE gene encoding class 1b ribonucleoside-diphosphate reductase subunit alpha, with translation MATTDTLNSTQLDYHALNAMLNLYDADGRIQFSKDHEATRQFFLQHVQPNTVQFASAGERLRYLVAEGYYEADVLNQYPFDFLCQLHDDADAAGFRFHTFLGAWKFYTSYTLKTFDGKRYLETFEQRACMVALTLARGNESLARELLAEMLSGRFQPATPTFLNCGKQQRGELVSCFLLRIEDNMESIGRAVNSALQLSKRGGGVAFLLSNLRESGAPIKRIENQSSGVIPVMKMLEDAFSYANQLGARQGAGAVWLNAHHPDIFRFLDTKRENADEKIRIKTLSLGVVIPDITFQLAKENRDMALFSPYDVERIYGKAFGDISISEHYDEMLADDRITKTYIKPRDFFQTLAEIQFESGYPYIMFEDSVNRSNPIAGRINMSNLCSEILQVNSASEFYDDLSYRRVGKDISCNLGSLNIAHAMDSRNLAQTVETAVRALTAVSEMSEINSVPSVAEGNRRSHAIGLGQMNLHGYLAREGMAYGSEEALDFTNLYFYCVTYYAVRTSNLLAQEHQTSFDGFAESQYANGKYFDKYVEQAWQPRTARVAQLFADAGIALPSQADWQALREAVMQHGLYNQNLQAIPPTGSISYINHATSSIHPIVSRIEIRKEGKTGRVYYPAPFMTNDNLDLYQDAYSIGPEAIIDTYAEATQHVDQGLSLTLFFRDDVTTRDINKAQIYAWKKGIKTLYYIRLRQMALQGTEVQGCVSCSL, from the coding sequence TTGGCAACGACAGACACCCTGAACAGCACGCAGCTGGACTATCACGCGCTGAACGCAATGCTGAACCTGTACGACGCCGATGGCCGTATTCAGTTCAGCAAAGATCACGAAGCTACGCGCCAGTTCTTCCTGCAACATGTGCAGCCCAACACCGTGCAGTTTGCCTCTGCGGGCGAGCGCCTGCGCTATCTGGTGGCCGAAGGCTACTACGAAGCCGATGTGCTGAATCAGTACCCATTCGATTTCCTGTGTCAGCTGCATGACGACGCCGACGCTGCAGGTTTTCGTTTTCACACCTTCCTGGGTGCGTGGAAGTTTTACACCAGCTACACGCTGAAAACCTTCGATGGCAAACGCTATCTGGAAACCTTCGAACAGCGCGCCTGCATGGTGGCGCTGACGTTGGCACGCGGCAATGAAAGCTTAGCGCGTGAGTTGCTGGCAGAGATGCTTAGCGGCCGCTTCCAGCCCGCTACGCCAACCTTCCTCAACTGCGGTAAGCAGCAGCGCGGCGAGCTGGTCTCCTGCTTCCTGCTGCGCATCGAAGACAATATGGAATCGATTGGTCGCGCGGTGAACTCAGCGTTACAGCTGTCAAAACGCGGTGGCGGCGTGGCGTTCCTGCTCTCCAACCTGCGTGAATCGGGTGCGCCGATTAAGCGCATTGAGAACCAATCGTCCGGTGTGATTCCGGTTATGAAGATGCTGGAAGATGCGTTTTCCTACGCTAATCAACTTGGTGCGCGTCAGGGCGCGGGCGCGGTGTGGCTGAATGCGCATCACCCGGATATTTTCCGCTTCCTCGATACCAAACGCGAAAATGCCGACGAGAAAATCCGCATTAAAACGCTATCGCTTGGCGTGGTGATCCCGGATATCACCTTCCAGCTGGCGAAAGAGAATCGCGATATGGCGCTGTTCTCGCCCTACGATGTCGAGCGCATCTACGGCAAAGCGTTTGGTGATATCAGCATTAGCGAGCATTACGACGAGATGCTGGCGGACGATCGCATCACTAAAACCTACATCAAGCCACGCGACTTCTTCCAGACGCTGGCGGAGATTCAGTTTGAATCGGGCTATCCGTACATCATGTTCGAGGATAGCGTTAACCGCAGCAACCCGATTGCCGGCCGCATCAACATGAGCAACCTGTGCTCCGAGATTTTGCAGGTCAACAGTGCCAGCGAGTTCTATGACGATCTCAGCTATCGCCGCGTCGGCAAAGACATCTCCTGCAACCTCGGCTCACTCAACATTGCGCATGCCATGGATTCACGCAATCTGGCGCAGACCGTGGAAACCGCGGTGCGCGCGCTGACCGCCGTCTCGGAGATGAGTGAAATTAACTCGGTGCCATCGGTGGCGGAAGGTAATCGTCGTTCGCACGCTATCGGCCTCGGTCAAATGAATCTGCACGGCTATCTGGCGCGCGAAGGCATGGCGTACGGTTCAGAAGAAGCACTGGACTTCACCAATCTCTACTTCTACTGCGTCACCTACTACGCTGTGCGCACCTCGAATCTGCTGGCGCAGGAGCATCAGACAAGTTTCGACGGTTTCGCCGAGTCACAATACGCCAATGGCAAATATTTCGATAAGTATGTCGAGCAAGCCTGGCAGCCACGCACCGCGCGTGTAGCACAACTGTTTGCCGATGCCGGGATTGCCCTGCCGTCGCAGGCCGACTGGCAAGCGCTGCGCGAAGCGGTAATGCAGCATGGGTTATACAACCAGAACCTGCAGGCGATTCCGCCAACCGGTTCGATCTCGTACATCAACCACGCCACTTCAAGCATTCACCCGATCGTGTCGCGTATTGAGATTCGTAAAGAGGGCAAAACCGGCCGCGTCTATTATCCGGCGCCGTTTATGACCAACGACAATCTCGACCTCTATCAGGATGCGTACTCGATTGGTCCGGAAGCAATTATTGATACCTACGCCGAAGCCACGCAGCACGTCGATCAAGGCCTGTCATTGACGCTGTTCTTCCGCGACGACGTTACTACGCGCGATATTAACAAAGCGCAGATTTACGCGTGGAAGAAAGGCATCAAAACGCTCTATTACATTCGTCTGCGCCAGATGGCGCTGCAAGGCACCGAGGTACAGGGCTGCGTCTCCTGCTCACTGTGA
- the mmuM gene encoding homocysteine S-methyltransferase, with the protein MSRNPIAQALTHTDTLILDGALATELEARGCNLADALWSAKVLMENPELIYQVHHDYFAAGAHVAITASYQATPQGFAARGLDDAQALALIKQSVQLAQRARDDYRASSASTAPLLVAGSVGPYGAFLANGAEYRGDYALPEEEMKAFHRPRVTALLQAGVDLLACETLPSFAEAQALISLLAEFPDSSAWFSFTLRDAEHISDGTPLSQVAELVNGAPQVVAIGINCVALESVTPALRSLQAQSDKPLLVYPNSGEQYDASSKTWHSAPSGCTLHDKFHEWQLAGARLIGGCCRTTPQDIAAIAACCQPQ; encoded by the coding sequence ATGTCGCGTAATCCCATCGCGCAGGCACTAACCCACACTGACACGCTGATTCTGGATGGTGCATTGGCGACTGAACTGGAGGCGCGCGGCTGCAATCTGGCTGATGCGCTGTGGTCGGCCAAAGTGCTGATGGAAAATCCAGAGCTGATTTATCAGGTGCATCACGACTACTTTGCCGCAGGCGCACATGTGGCAATCACCGCCAGCTATCAGGCCACGCCGCAGGGGTTTGCCGCGCGCGGATTAGATGATGCGCAGGCGCTGGCACTGATCAAACAGAGCGTGCAGTTGGCGCAGCGTGCGCGCGACGATTATCGCGCATCATCTGCCAGCACAGCACCGCTGTTGGTGGCCGGTTCTGTCGGGCCATATGGTGCGTTTCTGGCCAATGGCGCCGAGTATCGCGGTGATTACGCGCTGCCAGAAGAGGAGATGAAAGCGTTCCATCGTCCGCGCGTGACGGCATTGCTGCAGGCGGGAGTTGATCTGCTGGCATGTGAAACGCTGCCGTCGTTTGCCGAAGCGCAGGCGCTGATAAGCTTATTGGCCGAGTTCCCGGACAGCAGCGCGTGGTTCTCCTTTACTTTGCGCGATGCTGAGCACATCAGCGACGGAACGCCGCTGAGCCAAGTGGCCGAGCTGGTGAATGGCGCGCCGCAGGTGGTAGCGATTGGCATCAACTGCGTAGCGCTAGAGAGCGTAACGCCGGCCCTGCGCAGCTTGCAGGCGCAGAGCGATAAGCCGCTGCTGGTCTATCCCAACTCCGGTGAGCAATATGATGCCAGCAGCAAAACCTGGCACTCGGCACCGTCGGGTTGCACGCTGCACGACAAGTTCCACGAATGGCAGCTGGCCGGCGCGCGTCTGATTGGCGGCTGCTGCCGCACCACGCCGCAGGATATCGCGGCGATTGCCGCCTGTTGTCAACCGCAATAA
- a CDS encoding IS481 family transposase, translating to MPWDARDTMSLRTEFVLLASQDGANIRELCRRYGISPATAYKWLRRWAEEGPSGLQDRSRTPRHSPGRSPDDITDLLRMAHELHQRWGARKIKRWLEERGHRMPAFSTVHNRMARHGLLPGLAPGIPVTGRFEHAAPNQLWQMDFKGHFPFGGGRCHPLTLLDDHSRFSLCLVHCADERRETVQEQLVSVFERYGLPDRMTMDNGSPWGNTTGTWTAVELWLMRQGIRVGHSRPYHPQTQGKLERFHRSLKAEVLQGKWFADSGELQRAFDHWRAVYNLERPHEALDMAVPASRYQPSSRQYSARVTSPEYDEGVMVRKVDISGKLSVKGVSLKAGKAFRGERVGLKETREDGYYEVWWYSTKVGVIDLKNKSITMGKNVKKCSPCP from the coding sequence ATGCCCTGGGATGCGAGAGATACCATGTCATTACGTACTGAGTTTGTTCTGCTCGCCTCGCAAGACGGGGCGAACATCCGCGAGCTGTGCCGCCGCTACGGCATTTCTCCCGCCACCGCCTATAAGTGGCTTCGCCGCTGGGCTGAGGAAGGGCCGTCCGGTCTTCAGGACCGCTCACGCACGCCCCGTCATTCCCCCGGCAGGTCGCCCGACGACATCACTGACCTGCTGCGTATGGCGCATGAGCTTCATCAGCGCTGGGGAGCACGCAAGATTAAGCGCTGGCTCGAAGAACGCGGACACCGCATGCCCGCCTTCAGCACCGTCCATAACCGGATGGCCCGCCACGGCCTGCTGCCGGGACTGGCTCCGGGTATCCCGGTCACGGGGCGCTTTGAACACGCGGCCCCGAACCAGCTCTGGCAGATGGATTTTAAGGGCCACTTTCCCTTTGGCGGCGGCCGCTGCCATCCGCTTACCCTGCTGGACGACCATTCCCGGTTCTCGCTGTGCCTTGTGCACTGCGCTGACGAACGGCGCGAGACGGTACAGGAGCAGCTGGTCAGCGTCTTTGAGCGCTACGGCCTGCCGGACCGGATGACGATGGATAACGGCTCACCGTGGGGCAACACGACCGGGACCTGGACGGCAGTGGAGCTGTGGCTGATGCGGCAGGGTATCCGGGTGGGCCACTCCCGGCCTTACCATCCGCAGACGCAGGGCAAGCTGGAGCGCTTTCACCGCAGTCTGAAGGCGGAAGTGTTGCAGGGAAAGTGGTTCGCGGATAGCGGAGAGCTGCAGCGCGCCTTCGACCACTGGCGGGCAGTCTACAACCTTGAACGCCCGCATGAGGCGCTGGATATGGCGGTGCCGGCGTCGCGCTATCAGCCATCATCGCGGCAGTACAGCGCCCGCGTAACGTCACCGGAATACGACGAGGGCGTGATGGTCAGGAAGGTGGATATCAGCGGGAAGCTGAGCGTAAAAGGCGTCAGCCTGAAGGCAGGCAAGGCGTTCAGGGGAGAGCGGGTTGGGCTGAAGGAGACGCGGGAAGACGGTTACTACGAAGTGTGGTGGTACAGCACAAAGGTGGGGGTGATCGACCTGAAGAATAAGTCGATCACCATGGGTAAGAATGTTAAAAAGTGTTCACCATGTCCCTGA
- the proV gene encoding glycine betaine/L-proline ABC transporter ATP-binding protein ProV, producing the protein MAIKLEVKNLYKVFGDNPEKAFKLIDKGESKESILAKTGLSVGVKNASLAIEEGEIFVIMGLSGSGKSTMVRLLNRLIEPTRGQVIIDGVDIAKISDSELRDVRRNKISMVFQSFALMPHMTVLNNAAFGMELANVPLQERQEKALEALRQVGLDNYAHSYPDELSGGMRQRVGLARALAINPDILLMDEAFSALDPLIRTEMQDELVKLQAKHQRTIVFISHDLDEAMRIGDRIAIMQGGEVVQVGTPDEILNNPANDYVRTFFRGVDISHVFSAKDIARRSAGSLIRKAAGFGPRSAIKLLQDEDREYGYVLEKQKFVGVVSTDSLKAALAAGEGLDSALLETPLAVPADTSLNDLLSHVAQAPCAVPVVSEENQYVGIISKSMLLRALDREGA; encoded by the coding sequence ATGGCAATTAAACTCGAAGTAAAGAATTTATATAAAGTATTTGGGGATAATCCCGAAAAGGCATTTAAGCTGATTGATAAAGGCGAAAGCAAAGAGAGTATTCTGGCGAAAACCGGTCTCTCTGTCGGCGTCAAAAATGCCAGTCTGGCCATTGAAGAAGGCGAGATCTTCGTCATCATGGGGCTTTCAGGTTCAGGTAAGTCCACCATGGTTCGCCTTCTCAATCGTCTGATCGAGCCCACCCGCGGCCAGGTAATCATAGACGGTGTCGATATTGCTAAAATATCGGATTCAGAACTGCGTGACGTCCGCAGAAATAAGATCAGCATGGTATTTCAATCCTTCGCGTTAATGCCGCATATGACGGTACTAAATAATGCCGCCTTTGGCATGGAATTAGCCAACGTGCCGTTGCAGGAGCGCCAGGAAAAAGCGCTGGAAGCGCTGCGTCAGGTTGGCCTGGATAATTATGCCCACTCCTATCCGGATGAACTTTCTGGCGGTATGCGTCAGCGCGTTGGATTAGCCCGCGCGTTGGCTATTAATCCCGATATTTTACTGATGGATGAAGCCTTCTCAGCACTCGATCCGCTGATTCGTACTGAAATGCAGGATGAGTTGGTAAAACTGCAGGCTAAGCATCAGCGTACCATCGTATTTATTTCTCATGACCTCGATGAAGCGATGCGCATTGGCGATCGCATTGCCATTATGCAAGGCGGCGAAGTCGTACAGGTCGGCACGCCGGATGAAATCCTTAATAATCCCGCCAACGATTATGTACGCACCTTCTTCCGTGGCGTCGATATCAGCCATGTATTTAGCGCCAAAGATATTGCCCGTCGCAGTGCGGGCTCCCTGATTCGCAAAGCCGCCGGTTTTGGTCCGCGATCGGCCATCAAGCTGTTGCAGGATGAAGATCGTGAATATGGCTATGTGCTGGAGAAACAGAAATTTGTCGGCGTGGTGTCCACCGATTCGCTGAAAGCTGCGCTGGCAGCCGGTGAAGGGCTGGATAGCGCGCTGCTGGAGACGCCGTTAGCGGTTCCTGCCGATACCTCGCTGAACGATCTGCTCTCCCATGTGGCACAAGCGCCCTGCGCCGTGCCGGTGGTCAGTGAAGAGAATCAGTACGTCGGTATCATTTCGAAAAGCATGCTGTTGCGCGCTTTAGATCGTGAAGGAGCCTAA
- the mmuP gene encoding S-methylmethionine permease, with amino-acid sequence MQTQDSPPQENFKRTMKVRHLVMLSLGGVIGTGLFFNTGYIISTTGAAGTLLAYLIGALVVWLVMVCLGELAVAMPETGAFHVYAARYLSPATGYTVAWLYWLTWTVALGSSLTAAGFCMQYWFPSVPVWLWCLVFCIAIYLLNIVSTRFFAEGEFWFSIIKVITIIAFIILGAGAIFGFIPMKDGSAAPGLHNLTASGWLPHGTLPILMTMVAVNFAFSGTELIGIAAGETEQPQKALPLAIRTTVARLIIFFIGTVFVLAALIPMDQAGIFKSPFVLVFEKIGIPYAADIFNFVILTAILSAANSGLYASGRMLWSLANENTLPRCFARVNRRGIPVLALTVSMIGGLLALFSSVIAPDTVFVALSAISGFAVVAVWLSICASHYVFRRRHLQAGGTLQQLAYRAPLYPLTPILGFLLCLLACIGLAFDPSQRIALWCGIPFVLFCYAAYHVTQRRKSSHKAEEANDVA; translated from the coding sequence ATGCAAACTCAGGATTCGCCCCCGCAGGAAAATTTTAAGCGCACCATGAAAGTACGGCATCTGGTGATGCTGTCGCTCGGCGGTGTGATTGGTACCGGCTTGTTCTTCAACACCGGCTACATCATCTCAACTACCGGCGCGGCTGGCACCTTGCTGGCTTATCTGATTGGCGCGCTGGTGGTATGGCTGGTGATGGTGTGCCTCGGCGAGCTGGCTGTAGCGATGCCGGAAACCGGCGCGTTTCATGTCTATGCCGCACGCTATCTCAGCCCGGCAACCGGTTATACCGTCGCCTGGCTCTACTGGCTCACCTGGACGGTTGCGCTGGGATCCAGCCTGACTGCCGCCGGCTTTTGTATGCAGTACTGGTTCCCGAGCGTGCCGGTGTGGCTATGGTGTCTGGTGTTCTGCATCGCCATTTATCTGCTGAATATTGTCTCGACGCGCTTCTTTGCCGAAGGCGAGTTTTGGTTCTCCATCATTAAAGTGATCACCATCATCGCTTTTATCATTCTCGGGGCCGGTGCCATCTTCGGTTTTATCCCGATGAAAGATGGCAGCGCCGCGCCCGGCTTGCACAATCTCACCGCTTCGGGCTGGCTGCCGCACGGCACTTTGCCGATTCTGATGACCATGGTGGCGGTAAACTTCGCCTTCTCGGGCACGGAATTGATCGGTATCGCCGCCGGTGAAACCGAACAGCCACAAAAAGCGCTGCCGCTGGCGATCCGCACGACGGTCGCGCGTTTGATCATCTTCTTTATCGGCACGGTATTCGTGCTGGCGGCGTTGATCCCGATGGATCAGGCGGGGATCTTCAAAAGTCCGTTTGTGCTGGTGTTTGAAAAGATCGGCATTCCGTATGCAGCGGATATTTTCAACTTCGTGATCCTCACGGCGATTCTTTCGGCCGCCAACTCGGGCCTGTATGCTTCAGGTCGTATGTTGTGGTCGCTAGCCAATGAGAACACCTTGCCGCGCTGTTTTGCGCGCGTGAACCGGCGTGGCATTCCGGTGCTGGCGCTAACGGTCAGTATGATTGGCGGGCTGCTGGCGCTGTTCTCCAGCGTCATTGCACCGGATACGGTGTTTGTCGCGCTGTCGGCGATCTCCGGCTTTGCCGTAGTGGCAGTGTGGCTGAGCATTTGCGCCTCACATTATGTGTTCCGCCGTCGTCATCTGCAGGCGGGCGGTACTTTGCAACAGCTGGCATATCGCGCACCGCTTTACCCGCTAACGCCGATTCTCGGCTTCCTGCTGTGCCTGTTGGCATGCATCGGTTTAGCGTTCGATCCGTCGCAGCGCATTGCGCTGTGGTGCGGCATTCCATTTGTGCTGTTCTGCTATGCCGCCTACCATGTCACCCAACGACGTAAATCATCTCACAAGGCTGAGGAGGCCAACGATGTCGCGTAA
- the nrdF gene encoding class 1b ribonucleoside-diphosphate reductase subunit beta: protein MQLKQIQAINWNRIQDEKDLEVWNRLTSNFWLPEKVPLSNDLPAWQSLDHQQQQLTIRVFTGLTLLDTIQNVIGAPGLMEDAITPHEEAVLSNISFMEAVHARSYSSIFSTLCNTADVDAAYRWSEENEALQNKAKIVLEHYRAEDPLKKKIASVFLESFLFYSGFWLPMYWSSRGKLTNTADLIRLIIRDEAVHGYYIGYKYQKALEKVDAGRREELQQFAIDLLLALYENEVVYTEALYGEVGWAEEVKTFLHYNANKALMNLGYEALFPAELTSVNPAILSALSPNADENHDFFSGSGSSYVMGKAVETEDEDWNF from the coding sequence ATGCAACTAAAACAAATTCAAGCGATTAACTGGAACCGCATTCAGGATGAGAAAGACCTCGAAGTGTGGAACCGTCTGACCAGCAACTTCTGGCTGCCGGAAAAAGTGCCGCTCTCCAACGATCTGCCTGCCTGGCAGTCGCTGGACCACCAGCAGCAGCAGCTGACGATTCGGGTATTTACCGGCTTGACGCTGCTCGACACCATCCAGAACGTGATCGGCGCCCCGGGCCTGATGGAAGATGCCATTACGCCACACGAAGAGGCGGTGCTATCGAACATCTCCTTTATGGAAGCGGTGCATGCGCGCTCGTACAGTTCGATTTTCTCCACGCTGTGTAATACCGCGGATGTCGATGCGGCCTATCGCTGGAGCGAAGAGAACGAAGCACTGCAAAACAAGGCGAAGATTGTGCTGGAGCACTATCGCGCCGAGGATCCGCTGAAGAAAAAAATCGCCAGCGTGTTCCTTGAATCGTTCCTGTTCTACTCCGGTTTCTGGCTACCGATGTATTGGTCGAGCCGGGGCAAGCTGACCAACACCGCCGACCTGATTCGTCTGATCATTCGTGACGAAGCAGTGCACGGCTATTACATCGGCTACAAGTACCAAAAAGCGCTGGAAAAGGTCGATGCAGGCCGCCGCGAAGAGCTGCAGCAGTTCGCGATTGATTTACTGCTGGCGCTGTACGAAAACGAAGTGGTGTATACCGAAGCCTTGTACGGCGAAGTGGGCTGGGCGGAAGAGGTAAAAACCTTCCTGCACTACAACGCCAACAAAGCGCTGATGAACCTCGGCTACGAAGCGCTGTTCCCGGCGGAGCTGACCTCGGTGAATCCGGCGATTTTGTCCGCGCTATCGCCCAACGCCGATGAAAACCACGACTTCTTCTCAGGTTCCGGCTCTTCCTATGTCATGGGGAAGGCTGTTGAAACCGAAGACGAAGACTGGAACTTTTAA